A portion of the Glycine max cultivar Williams 82 chromosome 10, Glycine_max_v4.0, whole genome shotgun sequence genome contains these proteins:
- the LOC100811773 gene encoding protein SMAX1-LIKE 3 has protein sequence MRAGVCSIQLQALTSEAATLVKQAVTLATRRGHAQVTPLHIATVMLATSTGLLRKACLQCHSHPLQYKALELCFNVSLNRLPASTPNPLLISPPYNSTTTTPSLSNALVAAFKRAQAHQRRGSIDQNQQQPILTLKIKVEQLIVSILDDPSISRVMREAGFSSSLVKTRVEQAVSMELVCSQQQAYSKENTTELQVLGGGTSSMPPSRSFGHFGGSFKSMEDLVHDDAGDHVVDDVTSVLSELVSKRRNTVIVGESLASPEGIVRGLIENLERGSVQGELRFVQFVSLPLVSFRNIGKKEVERKLVELRNLVKSHVGRGFILYLGDLKWLFEFWSSYCEQRTNYYCSVVHIVMELKKLISGNGENGRLWLMGIATFGTYMKGQACHPSLETIWDLHLFTVPVLLSSLRLGLTFDSDFQVQERSKVTFKDESFEERAKVRKYLTCCRDFSLNFEKEAKSTTNSITISKRDCTTNLPTWLQNCKEERSRIMENQENAKLRDICKKWNSFCSSAHGFPSNPEKQFFFISSSPSSPTSVSSHERKLSLNLKHLNWPLISEPKQVPKECELYTETTVSDDSYEGNLIMFMPEKNIPKPDLLSNPNSSPNSASSSEAVEGLDSTQIFKEHNDENLKILCDALLKKVSQQKEIVKEIASTVLLCRSGMREGVNHLVKRDDRQEIWFFFLGLDSQAKEMVSKELAKVVFGSYSNFVSIGISSFSSTHEESKNKRPRDEFGGSYLQRFGEALNENPHRVFFLEDLEQVDHFSKKGVKKGIESGTITLPGGESVPLKDAIVIFSSESFSSVPRACSPARTTSPFSDEDMEKNNINKSEEKTPCLSLDLNMAIEVDVQKNVHLDGDTAEILELVDKQINFKI, from the exons ATGAGAGCAGGAGTTTGCAGCATACAGCTACAGGCTCTGACATCAGAGGCTGCAACCCTAGTTAAACAAGCTGTTACTCTTGCCACAAGAAGAGGGCATGCTCAAGTGACCCCTCTTCACATTGCCACTGTCATGCTTGCTACTTCCACAGGCCTTCTCCGCAAAGCTTGCCTTCAATGCCACTCTCACCCTCTCCAATACAAGGCATTGGAACTTTGCTTCAACGTTTCCCTCAACCGTTTGCCAGCATCCACACCAAACCCTCTTCTGATAAGTCCTCCATATAATTCCACCACTACTACTCCCTCACTTTCCAATGCCTTGGTTGCAGCCTTCAAACGTGCTCAGGCTCACCAACGCCGTGGATCCATTGATCAGAACCAGCAGCAACCCATTTTGACTTTAAAGATTAAGGTGGAGCAGCTCATAGTCTCTATCCTTGATGACCCTAGTATTAGTAGGGTCATGCGAGAAGCTGGTTTCTCTAGCTCCCTTGTTAAAACAAGGGTTGAACAAGCTGTTTCAATGGAATTAGTTTGTTCACAGCAACAAGCTTATTCCAAGGAAAACACCACCGAGCTTCAAGTTCTTGGTGGTGGTACTAGCAGCATGCCCCCTTCTAGATCCTTTGGTCATTTTGGAGGCTCATTCAAGTCTATGGAGGACCTTGTTCATGATGATGCTGGTGATCATGTAGTAGATGATGTAACTAGTGTTTTGAGCGAACTTGTGAGCAAGAGAAGAAACACAGTCATTGTTGGGGAGAGTCTTGCTAGTCCTGAGGGAATAGTTAGGGGACTGATAGAGAATTTAGAGAGAGGGAGTGTTCAAGGAGAGTTGAGGTTTGTACAATTTGTGAGTCTCCCTCTTGTCTCCTTCAGGAACATTGGCAAGAAGGAGGTTGAAAGGAAGCTTGTGGAGCTTAGAAACCTTGTAAAAAGTCATGTGGGAAGAGGGTTTATTCTATACTTGGGTGATCTGAAGTGGTTGTTTGAGTTCTGGTCAAGTTACTGTGAGCAAAGAACAAACTACTACTGTTCTGTGGTGCATATAGTGATGGAgcttaaaaaattgattagtGGAAATGGGGAGAATGGTAGATTGTGGCTTATGGGGATTGCAACTTTTGGAACATACATGAAGGGCCAAGCATGTCACCCCTCCCTTGAAACTATTTGGGATCTTCACCTCTTTACAGTTCCAGTGTTACTATCATCCTTGAGACTTGGTTTAACTTTTGATAG TGATTTTCAAGTTCAGGAGAGAAGCAAGGTAACATTCAAGGACGAATCTTTTGAAGAACGAGCCAAAGTGCGCAAGTATCTAACTTGCTGCAGAGATTtctcattaaattttgaaaaagaagcTAAAAGCACCACTAATAGTATTACTATAAGCAAGAGAGATTGCACCACTAACTTGCCAACATGGCTCCAAAATTGCAAGGAAGAGAGAAGTCGCATCATGGAGAATCAG GAAAATGCTAAGCTTAGGGATATTTGTAAGAAATGGAACTCATTTTGCAGTTCAGCGCATGGATTTCCTTCCAATCctgagaaacaattttttttcatttcatcctCTCCTTCATCCCCTACTTCAGTCTCTTCACATGAAAGAAAGCTTAGTTTGAATCTGAAACACCTAAATTGGCCACTCATTTCTGAACCAAAACAAGTACCTAAAGAATGTGAGTTATACACTGAGACTACTGTTAGTGATGATTCCTATGAAGGAAACTTGATAATGTTCATGCCAGAGAAGAACATTCCTAAGCCAGACCTTTTGTCAAATCCCAATTCTAGCCCCAATTCTGCTTCTTCAAGTGAGGCAGTGGAAGGTTTGGACAGCACTCAAATATTCAAGGAGCATAATGATGAAAATCTAAAGATTCTCTGTGATGCATTGTTGAAAAAGGTTTCACAACAGAAAGAAATAGTTAAGGAGATTGCAAGCACTGTGCTTCTTTGCAGGTCAGGAATGAGAGAAGGAGTGAATCACTTAGTGAAGAGAGATGATAGGCAAGaaatttggtttttctttttaggtTTGGATTCTCAAGCAAAAGAAATGGTCTCAAAAGAGCTAGCTAAAGTTGTTTTTGGCTCTTACAGTAACTTTGTTTCCATTGGTATAAGTAGTTTCTCTTCCACTCATGAGGAGTCCAAAAATAAAAGACCAAGAGATGAGTTTGGTGGCAGTTATCTTCAGAGGTTTGGGGAAGCACTGAATGAGAACCCTCATAGGGTGTTCTTCTTGGAAGATTTGGAGCAAGttgatcatttttctaaaaaggGTGTTAAGAAAGGAATTGAAAGTGGAACTATAACCCTTCCTGGTGGTGAATCTGTGCCTCTCAAGGATGCAATTGTCATTTTCAGTAGTGAAAGCTTCAGTTCAGTGCCAAGAGCTTGTTCTCCTGCAAGAACCACTTCTCCATTTTCCGATGAAGACATggaaaagaataatattaacaaatcaGAGGAGAAAACTCCATGCCTCTCTTTGGATTTGAACATGGCCATTGAAGTTGATGTGCAAAAAAATGTGCATTTAGATGGAGACACTGCTGAGATACTAGAGTTAGTTGATaagcaaattaattttaaaatatga